The Couchioplanes caeruleus sequence CACCTTGTACCCCGATCGGGTGGTTGTCGGCTCCGACAACCCCCGCAGCCTCGACGTGCTCAACCGTCTCTACCGCACCATCCTGAATCAGACGTTCACCCCGCCCACCTACCTGCCGCGCCCCGGCGACCTCGGCGCCGTGCCGATGGTCTCCACCGACCTGGCCTCCGCCGAGCTGATCAAGTACGCGGCCAACGCCTTCCTGGCCCTCAAGATCAGCTTCGCCAACGAGATCGGGCAGCTCGCCGGCCGGGTCGGCGCCGATATCACCCAGGTCACCCGCGGCATCGGCCTCGACACCCGGATCGGGCCCCGGTTCCTGCAGCCGGGCATCGGCTGGGGCGGCTCGTGCTTCGGCAAGGACACCGCCGCGCTGATCGCGACCGGCGCCGAGTACCACCACGAGATGCCGATCGTGTCGGCGGCCCGGGAGGTCAACCAGCACCAGCGCCGCCTGGTGGTGGACCGGCTCCTGGACGAGCTGCGCATCCTCAAGGGCCGGCGCATCGGCCTGCTCGGCCTGGCCTTCAAGCCCAACACCGACGACATGCGCGACGCCCCGGCCCTGGACATCGCCCGCATGCTGCTCGACCGGGGTGCCCGCATCCGGGTGCACGACCCGGTCGCGGGGGACCGGTTCCGGCGGGAGCAGCCGGACCTCGCCCCGTACCTGGCCGGCGACGTGGCGGAGGTGTTCGACGACAGCGACGCGGTGGTCCTGATCACCGAGTGGTCGCAGTATCTGGATCTCGACTGGGGCAAGCTGGCGTCGCTGATGCGGACGCCGGTCCTGCTGGACGGCCGGCACGTGCTGGACCCGGCCCGGCTCACCAAGCTCGGCTACCGCTACCTCTCGGCGACCGGGCGATGAAGCGCTGGTCGCCACCGGGCGCTCGTCGGCGGCGGTGAGGCCCCGGCCGGCTGCCGGGTGGTGTTGCGCTGAGGCGCTAGTCGGTGGCAGGGCGGTGATGCGCTGAGGCGTTGGCAGGGCGGTGAGGCGCCAGGAGCTCGCGCCAGGTGCGGACCAGGGCGGGGTCGACCGGGGCGTCCCAACGGCCGCCCGGGCGTACCGCGCCGCCGGTGTGGAACGCGTCGACGCCGGCGGCCAGCAGGCATGCCAGGTGGTGTCGGCGCAGCCCGCCGCCGGCCAGGACCCGCGGCGTGCGGCCGGCCTCTGCGCGCAGGGTGTCGAGCCCGGCGTCCACCCCGGCCGGACCGCCCGCCGTCAGCACGAAGTCGAGACCGGGCAGGCCGTCGAGGGCCCGCCACGCGGCGGCGCGGTCGGCGGCGTGGTCGAGCGCCCGGTGGAATGTCCACCGGCAGCCCTCGATCACGGTGAGCACATCCTCGACGGCGTCCCGGTCGACCGCGCCGGCATCGTCCAGGAAACCCAGCACGAACTCGTCGGCGCCGGCGTCGCGCAGCTCGGCCGCGGCGCGGGTGAGGCCGGCGGCGTCGCCGGGCGCGTACCCGTCCTGCAGGCGCAGCATGGTCCGGACCGGCAGGCCGGCGGCGTCGCGGACCTCGGCGAAGGTGCGGACCGCCGGGCTGAGGCCCTGCCGGCCCATGTCCGCGACCAGTTCGACCCGGTCGGCGCCGCCCTCGCGGGCCGCCACCGCGTCGGCGGCGTTCAACGCGATGACTTCCAGGACCGGTGCCGCCACGGCGGCATCGTCGCACATCAACGTGAACGGACGGCCGGCCGGCCCGGCCGTGGAGGCCGGGCCGTCAAGGGGCGGGTCAGGAGAGCGGCGGGTAAGCGTTCGCCATGAGCTGGCGGAACTGGGCGGGGAACCAGGCTCCCGAGATCGGCGCGCCGCTCAGCGCGCCCGTCGGGTTGTGGCCGTTGCGTTCGTTGCCCTGGTACGTGGGGTCGCACATGCGGTCGAAGCCCTTGCCCTCGTCGTTCGGGATCAGGGTGCTGGAGCCGTCCGACTCGCCGGGCGGCTTGACCCAGACGTAGGCGTCGATGTCCGGCGCCGGGGCCGCCCTCGGGCGCTCGCCGAGGCCCGCGCCGTCCTGGTTGCACCAGTTGCCGGCGTGGATCCGGCGGTCGACGCGGGACTGGTCGACGAAGGTGCCGACGTCGGTGGAGGTGCTCGCCGCGGTGGGCCGGGCGGGTCCGCCCCAGCCGTTGCGGGACGTGTCGATCAGCATGCCGATACCGGGGTCGAAGCCGATGGAGACCAGCTTGCGGCGGAACGCCTGGGCGAACGACAGCTCGTCGACGTAGTTGTTCCAGTCGATCCACCGGGACTGGCGCACCGAGGTGCCGTTCACCGTCGTGGTGACGGTGAAGTACGGCTCGGTCAGCGCCGAGTAGTTCGCCGTGTTGGTGATGAAGCCGTGCACGGTACGGACGTCGCCGGACGCCCGCGCCGCCTCGAGCATGGCGTCCGCGGACGGGCCGAAGTTCGAGTCCCAGCCGATCCAGCCGTGGTGGGCGGCGTCGAGGTAGTTGTAGGCGTTCGGGATGGCGCCGAGCTTGCGCAGGGCGTACCCGATGCCCTGCACGTAGCCGCCGTTCTGCTTCATCGTGGCGCAGGTGGCGACGTTGGTGTTGGTGACCAGGTTCGGCAGAGAGTCGATCTCGACGATGTTGACGATGCGCAGGTCGCGGTACTTCGGGTCGCCCTGGATCGCGGCGATCGGGTCGATGTACTCGG is a genomic window containing:
- a CDS encoding UDP-glucose dehydrogenase family protein codes for the protein MRVCVVGTGYVGLTTGVSLAFLGHDVTCVDLDQVKVDLLRGGRSPIYEPHMDALLSDAAERLTFTTDYREAVPDAEVVFIAVQTPSLPDGNPDLRYLRSAAESVGEHIGGKFTVVVNKSTVPIGSSNWVDSILRESFERTRERRSDGEFSVASNPEFLRQGAAIQDTLYPDRVVVGSDNPRSLDVLNRLYRTILNQTFTPPTYLPRPGDLGAVPMVSTDLASAELIKYAANAFLALKISFANEIGQLAGRVGADITQVTRGIGLDTRIGPRFLQPGIGWGGSCFGKDTAALIATGAEYHHEMPIVSAAREVNQHQRRLVVDRLLDELRILKGRRIGLLGLAFKPNTDDMRDAPALDIARMLLDRGARIRVHDPVAGDRFRREQPDLAPYLAGDVAEVFDDSDAVVLITEWSQYLDLDWGKLASLMRTPVLLDGRHVLDPARLTKLGYRYLSATGR
- a CDS encoding copper homeostasis protein CutC — its product is MAAPVLEVIALNAADAVAAREGGADRVELVADMGRQGLSPAVRTFAEVRDAAGLPVRTMLRLQDGYAPGDAAGLTRAAAELRDAGADEFVLGFLDDAGAVDRDAVEDVLTVIEGCRWTFHRALDHAADRAAAWRALDGLPGLDFVLTAGGPAGVDAGLDTLRAEAGRTPRVLAGGGLRRHHLACLLAAGVDAFHTGGAVRPGGRWDAPVDPALVRTWRELLAPHRPANASAHHRPATD
- a CDS encoding glycoside hydrolase family 6 protein gives rise to the protein MRPRRPGAARGLTAAAAVLVLTGAGVAVASPQAAAAAGCRVAYSVQQWDTGFTAALAVTNLGDPITGGWTLAWDFAGDQRITQGWNGTFTQTGRHVDVTAPSSASSLATGATATLGFNAGHSGTNAAPASFTLDGTRCTGAAPPPSDPPPPSDPPPGDRVGNPYADARGYVDPEWKAQAEAEPGGHRVSGNPTAVWLDRIAAIDGTATKRGLRAHLDAALAQGAGYAQFVIYNLPGRDCSALASNGELGVDDLPRYQTEYIDPIAAIQGDPKYRDLRIVNIVEIDSLPNLVTNTNVATCATMKQNGGYVQGIGYALRKLGAIPNAYNYLDAAHHGWIGWDSNFGPSADAMLEAARASGDVRTVHGFITNTANYSALTEPYFTVTTTVNGTSVRQSRWIDWNNYVDELSFAQAFRRKLVSIGFDPGIGMLIDTSRNGWGGPARPTAASTSTDVGTFVDQSRVDRRIHAGNWCNQDGAGLGERPRAAPAPDIDAYVWVKPPGESDGSSTLIPNDEGKGFDRMCDPTYQGNERNGHNPTGALSGAPISGAWFPAQFRQLMANAYPPLS